A single region of the Rattus rattus isolate New Zealand chromosome 8, Rrattus_CSIRO_v1, whole genome shotgun sequence genome encodes:
- the Celsr3 gene encoding cadherin EGF LAG seven-pass G-type receptor 3 isoform X2 — MARRPLWWGLPGPSTPLLLLLLLSLFPFSREEMGGGGDQGWDPGVATATGPRAQIGSGAVALCPESPGVWEDGDPGLGVREPVFMKLRVGRQNARNGRGAPEQPNREPVVQALGSREQEAGQGSGYLLCWHPEISSCGRTGHLRRGSLPLDALSPGDSDLRNSSPHPSELLAQPDSPRPVAFQRNGRRSIRKRVETFRCCGKLWEPGHKGQGERSATSTVERGPLRRDCLPGSLGSGLGEDSAPRAVRTAPAPGSAPHESRTAPERMRSRGLFRRGFLFERPGPRPPGFPTGAEAKRILSTNQARSRRAANRHPQFPQYNYQTLVPENEAAGTAVLRVVAQDPDPGEAGRLVYSLAALMNSRSLELFSIDPQSGLIRTAAALDRESMERHYLRVTAQDHGSPRLSATTMVAVTVADRNDHAPVFEQAQYRETLRENVEEGYPILQLRATDGDAPPNANLRYRFVGSPAARTAAAAAFEIDPRSGLISTSGRVDREHMESYELVVEASDQGQEPGPRSATVRVHITVLDENDNAPQFSEKRYVAQVREDVRPHTVVLRVTATDKDKDANGLVHYNIISGNSRGHFAIDSLTGEIQVMAPLDFEAEREYALRIRAQDAGRPPLSNNTGLASIQVVDINDHSPIFVSTPFQVSVLENAPLGHSVIHIQAVDADHGENSRLEYSLTGVASDTPFVINSATGWVSVSGPLDRESVEHYFFGVEARDHGSPPLSASASVTVTVLDVNDNRPEFTMKEYHLRLNEDAAVGTSVVSVTAVDRDANSAISYQITGGNTRNRFAISTQGGMGLVTLALPLDYKQERYFKLVLTASDRALHDHCYVHINITDANTHRPVFQSAHYSVSMNEDRPVGSTVVVISASDDDVGENARITYLLEDNLPQFRIDADSGAITLQAPLDYEDQVTYTLAITARDNGIPQKADTTYVEVMVNDVNDNAPQFVASHYTGLVSEDAPPFTSVLQISATDRDAHANGRVQYTFQNGEDGDGDFTIEPTSGIVRTVRRLDREAVPVYELTAYAVDRGVPPLRTPVSIQVTVQDVNDNAPVFPAEEFEVRVKENSIVGSVVAQITAVDPDDGPNAHIMYQIVEGNIPELFQMDIFSGELTALIDLDYEARQEYVIVVQATSAPLVSRATVHVRLVDQNDNSPVLNNFQILFNNYVSNRSDTFPSGIIGRIPAYDPDVSDHLFYSFERGNELQLLVVNQTSGELRLSRKLDNNRPLVASMLVTVTDGLHSVTAQCVLRVVIITEELLANSLTVRLENMWQERFLSPLLGHFLEGVAAVLATPTEDVFIFNIQNDTDVGGTVLNVSFSALAPRGAGAGAAGPWFSSEELQEQLYVRRAALAARSLLDVLPFDDNVCLREPCENYMKCVSVLRFDSSAPFLASASTLFRPIQPIAGLRCRCPPGFTGDFCETELDLCYSNPCRNGGACARREGGYTCVCRPRFTGEDCELDTEAGRCVPGVCRNGGTCTNAPNGGFRCQCPAGGAFEGPRCEVAARSFPPSSFVMFRGLRQRFHLTLSLSFATVQPSGLLFYNGRLNEKHDFLALELVAGQVRLTYSTGESSTVVSPTVPGGLSDGQWHTVHLRYYNKPRTDALGGAQGPSKDKVAVLSVDDCNVAVALRFGAEIGNYSCAAAGVQTSSKKSLDLTGPLLLGGVPNLPENFPVSRKDFIGCMRDLHIDGRRVDMAAFVANNGTTAGCQAKSHFCASGPCKNGGLCSERWGGFSCDCPVGFGGKDCRLTMAHPYHFQGNGTLSWDFGNDMPVSVPWYLGLSFRTRATKGVLMQVQLGPHSVLLCKLDQGLLSVTLSRASGHAVHLLLDQMTVSDGRWHDLRLELQEEPGGRRGHHIFMVSLDFTLFQDTMAMGGELQGLKVKHLHVGGPPPSSKEEGPQGLVGCIQGVWIGFTPFGSSALPPPSHRVNVEPGCTVTNPCASGPCPPHANCKDLWQTFSCTCRPGYYGPGCVDACLLNPCQNQGSCRHLQGGPHGYTCDCASGYFGQHCEHRMDQQCPRGWWGSPTCGPCNCDVHKGFDPNCNKTSGQCHCKEFHYRPRGSDSCLPCDCYPVGSTSRSCAPHSGQCPCRPGALGRQCNSCDSPFAEVTASGCRVLYDACPKSLRSGVWWPQTKFGVLATVPCPRGALGLRGTGAAVRLCDEDHGWLEPDFFNCTSPAFRELSLLLDGLELNKTALDTVEAKKLAQRLREVTGQTDHYFSQDVRVTARLLAYLLAFESHQQGFGLTATQDAHFNENLLWAGSALLAPETGDLWAALGQRAPGGSPGSAGLVRHLEEYAATLAKNMELTYLNPVGLVTPNIMLSIDRMEHPSSSQGAHRYPRYHSNLFRGQDAWDPHTHVLLPSQSPQPSPSEVLPTSSNAENATASGVVSPPAPLEPESEPGISIVILLVYRALGGLLPAQFQAERRGARLPQNPVMNSPVVSVAVFHGRNFLRGALVSPINLEFRLLQTANRSKAICVQWDPPGPADQHGMWTARDCELVHRNGSHARCRCSRTGTFGVLMDASPRERLEGDLELLAVFTHVVVAASVTALVLTAAVLLSLRSLKSNVRGIHANVAAALGVAELLFLLGIHRTHNQLLCTVVAILLHYFFLSTFAWLLVQGLHLYRMQVEPRNVDRGAMRFYHALGWGVPAVLLGLAVGLDPEGYGNPDFCWISIHEPLIWSFAGPIVLVIVMNGIMFLLAARTSCSTGQREAKKTSVLTLRSSFLLLLLVSASWLFGLLAVNHSVLAFHYLHAGLCGLQGLAVLLLFCVLNADARAAWTPACLGKKAAPEETRPAPGPGSGAYNNTALFEESGLIRITLGASTVSSVSSARSGRAQDQDSQRGRSYLRDNVLVRHGSTAEHAEHSLQAHAGPTDLDVAMFHRDAGADSDSDSDLSLEEERSLSIPSSESEDNGRTRGRFQRPLRRAAQSERLLAHPKDVDGNDLLSYWPALGECEAAPCALQAWGSERRLGLDSNKDAANNNQPELALTSGDETSLGRAQRQRKGILKNRLQYPLVPQTRGTPELSWCRAATLGHRAVPAASYGRIYAGGGTGSLSQPASRYSSREQLDLLLRRQLSRERLEEVPVPAPVLHPLSRPGSQERLDTAPARLEPRDRGSTLPRRQPPRDYPGTMAGRFGSRDALDLGAPREWLSTLPPPRRNRDLDPQHPPLPLSPQRPLSRDPLLPSRPLDSLSRISNSRERLDQVPSRHPSREALGPAPQLLRAREDPASGPSHGPSTEQLDILSSILASFNSSALSSVQSSSTPSGPHTTATPSATASALGPSTPRSATSHSISELSPDSEVPRSEGHS; from the exons ATGGCGAGGCGGCCTCTATGGTGGGGTCTCCCGGGACCGTCGACCCCGTTACTactgctccttctcctctctttgttcCCGTTTAGCCGGGAGGAGATGGGGGGCGGTGGGGATCAGGGCTGGGACCCAGGGGTAGCTACTGCTACTGGGCCAAGAGCTCAAATCGGCAGTGGAGCCGTAGCTCTTTGTCCCGAGTCTCCCGGCGTCTGGGAAGATGGAGATCCTGGCCTGGGGGTCAGGGAACCTGTCTTCATGAAGCTCCGAGTAGGTAGGCAAAACGCCCGGAATGGTCGAGGGGCCCCTGAGCAACCAAACCGGGAGCCGGTGGTCCAGGCATTGGGTAGTCGCGAGCAAGAGGCAGGTCAGGGTTCGGGATATTTGTTATGTTGGCACCCAGAGATCTCCTCTTGTGGGCGGACAGGGCATTTACGAAGAGGTAGTTTGCCACTCGATGCTCTGTCCCCAGGGGATTCTGATCTGAGGAACAGCTCTCCTCACCCTTCGGAACTTCTGGCTCAGCCTGATAGCCCCAGGCCAGTGGCCTTCCAACGTAATGGTAGGAGAAGCATCCGCAAAAGAGTGGAAACCTTTCGCTGCTGCGGGAAACTATGGGAGCCAGGACACAAGGGTCAGGGTGAGAGATCCGCGACTTCCACAGTGGAGAGGGGACCCCTTCGGCGGGACTGCCTCCCCGGCTCTTTGGGATCTGGCCTGGGGGAGGATTCAGCACCACGtgctgtgaggacagctcctgcGCCGGGTTCAGCACCTCACGAGTCTCGGACAGCTCCCGAGCGCATGCGCTCCCGCGGTCTCTTCCGCCGCGGTTTCCTCTTTGAGCGCCCTGGGCCGCGCCCTCCCGGGTTCCCGACTGGTGCTGAAGCCAAGCGAATACTCTCAACGAACCAGGCTCGTTCCCGTCGTGCTGCAAACCGCCACCCGCAGTTTCCTCAATACAACTACCAAACACTTGTACCTGAAAATGAGGCAGCGGGCACAGCGGTGCTGCGCGTGGTGGCGCAAGACCCGGACCCAGGCGAAGCCGGGCGCCTCGTCTACTCGCTGGCGGCGCTCATGAACAGTCGCTCGCTGGAGCTTTTCAGCATTGATCCTCAGAGTGGCCTCATCCGCACGGCGGCCGCTCTGGACCGTGAGAGTATGGAACGCCACTACCTTCGAGTGACTGCACAGGACCACGGCTCACCGCGCCTCTCAGCTACCACCATGGTGGCGGTGACAGTAGCTGACCGCAACGATCACGCGCCAGTGTTTGAGCAAGCCCAGTATCGGGAAACACTTCGTGAGAATGTGGAAGAAGGCTACCCCATCCTGCAGTTGCGTGCCACGGACGGTGACGCGCCACCTAATGCCAACCTGCGCTACCGCTTCGTGGGGTCGCCAGCTGCTCGTACCGCAGCGGCCGCTGCTTTCGAGATTGATCCACGGTCCGGCCTTATCAGCACTAGTGGCCGCGTGGACCGGGAACACATGGAAAGCTATGAGCTGGTGGTAGAGGCTAGTGACCAGGGCCAGGAGCCTGGGCCACGTTCAGCCACCGTACGAGTGCACATAACTGTGCTGGATGAGAATGATAACGCTCCCCAGTTCAGCGAGAAGCGCTATGTGGCACAGGTGCGTGAGGATGTACGCCCTCACACGGTGGTGCTACGTGTCACGGCCACGGACAAGGACAAGGATGCCAATGGTTTGGTACATTATAACATCATCAGCGGCAACAGCCGGGGCCATTTTGCCATCGATAGTCTCACGGGTGAGATACAGGTAATGGCACCTCTGGActttgaggcagagagagaatacgCTTTGCGTATCCGGGCACAAGATGCAGGCCGGCCACCACTGTCCAACAACACAGGCCTGGCAAGCATCCAGGTGGTGGACATCAATGATCATAGTCCTATCTTTGTCAGCACACCCTTTCAGGTCTCTGTTTTGGAAAATGCACCCCTGGGTCACTCGGTAATTCACATTCAGGCAGTGGACGCAGATCATGGGGAGAACTCCAGGTTAGAGTATTCTTTAACTGGCGTGGCATCAGACACACCCTTTGTGATAAATAGTGCCACTggctgggtctctgtgagtgGTCCCCTGGACCGTGAATCTGTGGAACATTACTTCTTTGGGGTGGAGGCTCGAGACCATGGTTCACCCCCACTCTCTGCTTCAGCCAGTGTCACAGTAACTGTGTTGGATGTCAACGACAATCGGCCTGAGTTCACCATGAAAGAGTACCACCTTCGGCTCAACGAGGACGCAGCTGTGGGCACCAGCGTGGTCAGTGTGACTGCGGTAGATCGAGATGCCAACAGTGCCATCAGCTACCAAATCACAGGTGGCAACACTCGGAACCGATTTGCCATCAGCACCCAAGGTGGCATGGGTCTAGTGACCCTGGCTCTGCCACTGGATTACAAGCAGGAACGCTACTTCAAGCTGGTGCTGACTGCATCTGACCGTGCCCTTCACGACCACTGCTATGTGCATATCAACATCACAGATGCCAACACACACAGGCCTGTCTTTCAAAGCGCTCACTACTCAGTGAGCATGAATGAAGACCGCCCAGTGGGTAGCACCGTGGTGGTCATCAGTGCTTCTGATGATGACGTGGGTGAAAACGCCCGTATCACCTACCTTCTGGAAGACAACCTGCCCCAGTTCCGAATCGATGCAGACTCAGGGGCCATTACACTACAAGCTCCACTGGACTATGAGGACCAAGTGACCTATACACTGGCCATTACCGCTCGGGACAACGGTATACCACAGAAGGCAGATACCACATATGTGGAGGTTATGGTAAATGACGTGAATGACAATGCGCCCCAGTTTGTGGCCTCCCACTATACAGGTTTGGTCTCTGAAGATGCTCCACCTTTCACTAGTGTTCTGCAGATCTCAGCCACTGACCGGGATGCTCATGCCAATGGCCGGGTCCAATACACTTTCCAGAATGGGGAAGACGGGGATGGAGATTTTACCATTGAGCCCACCTCTGGCATCGTCAGGACTGTGAGGCGACTGGACCGGGAAGCGGTGCCAGTGTATGAGCTGACTGCCTATGCAGTGGACCGTGGCGTGCCCCCACTGAGGACTCCAGTCAGCATCCAGGTGACTGTACAAGACGTGAACGACAATGCACCTGTCTTCCCAGCTGAGGAGTTTGAAGTGAGGGTGAAGGAGAACAGCATTGTGGGGTCGGTGGTGGCTCAGATCACCGCAGTGGACCCTGACGATGGCCCCAATGCTCATATAATGTACCAGATCGTGGAAGGGAACATCCCCGAGCTGTTCCAAATGGATATCTTCTCTGGAGAACTCACAGCACTCATTGACCTGGATTATGAGGCTCGTCAGGAATATGTGATTGTGGTGCAGGCCACATCTGCTCCTCTAGTCAGCCGGGCCACCGTGCATGTACGCCTGGTGGACCAGAACGATAACAGTCCTGTGCTCAACAACTTCCAGATCCTCTTTAACAACTATGTATCCAACCGGTCCGACACTTTCCCCTCCGGCATCATCGGGCGAATCCCAGCTTATGACCCGGATGTCTCTGACCACCTCTTTTACTCCTTTGAGAGGGGCAACGAACTGCAGCTGTTAGTGGTCAACCAAACCAGTGGGGAGCTTCGACTCAGCAGAAAGTTAGACAACAACCGCCCACTAGTGGCGTCCATGTTGGTAACAGTAACAG ATGGCCTGCATAGTGTTACAGCCCAGTGTGTTCTGCGTGTGGTCATCATCACAGAGGAGTTGCTGGCCAACAGCTTGACTGTTCGTCTGGAGAACATGTGGCAAGAGCGTTTCCTGTCACCGCTGCTGGGTCATTTTCTTGAAGGCGTGGCTGCAGTGCTCGCAACACCTACCGAGGACGTTTTCATCTTCAACATCCAGAACGACACGGATGTGGGGGGCACCGTGCTCAACGTGAGCTTCTCAGCGCTGGCACCTCGTGGGGCTGGGGCAGGCGCTGCAGGGCCCTGGTTCAGCTCCGAAGAGCTACAGGAGCAACTGTATGTGCGCCGTGCCGCCCTGGCGGCCCGCTCGCTGCTCGACGTGCTGCCCTTTGACGACAACGTGTGCCTGCGCGAGCCGTGCGAGAACTACATGAAATGCGTGTCAGTCCTCCGCTTTGACTCCTCCGCGCCCTTTCTGGCCTCAGCCTCCACGCTCTTCCGACCCATCCAACCCATCGCGGGTCTGCGCTGCCGCTGCCCGCCTGGCTTCACAGGAGACTTCTGCGAGACAGAGCTCGACCTCTGCTACTCGAACCCTTGTCGCAATGGCGGCGCGTGCGCACGGCGCGAGGGAGGCTACACCTGCGTGTGCCGCCCGCGCTTCACCG GGGAAGACTGCGAGCTGGACACTGAAGCTGGACGCTGTGTGCCCGGTGTCTGCCGCAACGGGGGCACCTGCACCAACGCACCCAATGGCGGCTTTCGTTGCCAGTGCCCCGCGGGCGGCGCTTTCGAGGGCCCGCGCTGTGAGGTGGCCGCACgctcctttcctcccagttccttcgtCATGTTCCGCGGCCTGCGACAGCGCTTCCACCTCACGCTGTCCCTCTC GTTTGCAACTGTGCAACCCAGCGGGCTACTCTTCTACAACGGGCGCCTGAATGAGAAGCATGACTTTTTGGCTCTAGAGCTTGTAGCTGGCCAAGTACGGCTTACATATTCCACGG GTGAATCCAGCACAGTGGTCAGTCCCACAGTGCCAGGAGGCTTGAGTGACGGCCAGTGGCATACAGTGCATCTGAGATACTACAACAAG CCCCGGACAGATGCGCTAGGGGGTGCTCAGGGCCCTTCGAAGGACAAGGTGGCTGTGTTGAGTGTGGATGACTGCAACGTGGCTGTGGCTCTGCGGTTTGGTGCTGAGATCGGCAACTACTCGTGTGCAGCTGCTGGTGTGCAAACAAGCTCCAAGAA GTCCCTGGACCTGACGGGCCCTCTGCTTTTGGGGGGTGTCCCCAACCTTCCCGAGAACTTCCCTGTGTCCCGCAAGGACTTCATCGGCTGCATGCGAGACTTGCACATTGATGGCCGCCGAGTGGACATGGCGGCCTTTGTCGCCAACAATGGCACTACGGCAG GCTGTCAGGCCAAGTCACACTTTTGTGCCTCAGGCCCCTGCAAGAACGGTGGCCTCTGCTCTGAGCGCTGGGGCGGCTTCAGCTGTGATTGTCCTGTGGGCTTTGGTGGCAAAGATTGTCGACTCA CAATGGCCCATCCCTACCATTTCCAAGGCAACGGGACCCTGAGTTGGGACTTTGGAAATgacatgcctgtgtctgtgccatgGTACCTGGGACTATCGTTTCGAACACGGGCAACAAAAGGGGTCCTGATGCAAGTGCAGCTTGGTCCACATAGTGTGCTCCTCTGCAAG CTAGATCAAGGGTTGCTGTCTGTGACACTCAGTAGGGCCTCGGGCCACGCTGTCCACCTCCTGCTGGACCAGATGACTGTCAGCGATGGCCGGTGGCATGACCTTCGGCTGGAGCTGCAGGAGGAGCCAGGTGGCCGAAGGGGCCACCATATCTTTATGGTTTCACTGGACTTCACCCTCTTCCAG GACACCATGGCCATGGGGGGTGAGCTGCAGGGCCTGAAAGTAAAGCACCTCCACGTGGGAGGCCCGCCCCCCAGCAGTAAGGAGGAGGGGCCTCAGGGTCTGGTTGGCTGTATTCAG GGGGTGTGGATTGGCTTTACTCCCTTTGGGTCCTCAGCCCTGCCACCTCCCAGCCACAGAGTCAACGTGGAGCCTGGCTGTACTGTGACCAACCCCTGTGCATCTGGGCCCTGTCCTCCTCACGCTAACTGCAAAGACCTCTGGCAGACCTTTTCCTGTACCTGTCGGCCAG GTTACTACGGCCCAGGCTGTGTGGATGCCTGCCTCCTGAACCCTTGTCAAAACCAGGGGTCGTGCCGGCACCTCCAAGGAGGCCCCCACGGCTACACCTGCGACTGTGCAAGTGGCTATTTTGGTCAGCACTGTGAGCACAG GATGGACCAGCAGTGCCCGCGGGGATGGTGGGGAAGCCCAACCTGTGGCCCCTGCAACTGTGATGTCCACAAGGGCTTTGACCCCAACTGCAACAAGACAAGTGGCCAGTGCCACTGCAAG GAGTTCCACTATCGACCGAGGGGCAGTGACTCATGCCTCCCATGTGACTGCTACCCTGTGGGCTCCACCTCCCGCTCATGTGCACCCCACAGCGGGCAGTGCCCCTGCCGCCCAGGAGCCCTTGGCCGCCAGTGTAACAGCTGTGATAGCCCCTTTGCGGAGGTGACAGCCAGTGGTTGCCGAG TACTCTACGATGCCTGCCCCAAGTCCCTGAGATCTGGTGTGTGGTGGCCCCAGACTAAGTTTGGTGTTTTGGCCACAGTACCCTGTCCCCGGGGGGCCTTGG GATTGCGGGGTACAG GTGCTGCGGTGCGGCTGTGTGATGAAGACCACGGTTGGCTGGAGCCTGACTTCTTCAACTGTACCTCTCCTGCCTTTCGAGAGCTTAGTCTGCTG TTGGATGGCCTAGAGCTGAACAAGACGGCACTGGATACTGTGGAGGCCAAGAAGCTTGCTCAGAGGCTGCGGGAGGTGACCGGCCAGACTGACCACTACTTTAGCCAAGATGTCCGAGTCACTGCCCGCTTGTTGGCCTACTTGCTGGCTTTCGAGAGCCATCAGCAGGGCTTCGGGCTGACAGCCACACAAGATGCCCACTTCAATGAG aaccttctatgGGCTGGTTCTGCACTGCTTGCTCCAGAGACAGGAGACTTGTGGGCAGCCCTGGGGCAGCGGGCCCCTGGGGGCTCCCCGGGTAGTGCAGGGCTGGTGCGGCATCTGGAGGAATATGCAGCCACACTTGCAAAGAACATGGAGCTGACATATCTGAATCCTGTCGGACTAGTCACACCCAATATCA TGCTCAGCATTGACCGTATGGAGCACCCTAGTTCATCCCAGGGAGCCCACCGTTACCCCCGCTACCACAGCAACCTTTTCCGGGGCCAGGACGCCTGGGATCCTCATACTCATGTGCTACTGCCTTCCCAGTCCCCGCAGCCATCCCCTTCTGAAG TTCTGCCCACAAGCAGCAACGCAGAAAACGCCACAGCCTCCGGTGTGGTCTCCCCACCTGCCCCTCTGGAGCCTGAGTCTGAGCCTGGGATCTCCATAGTCATTCTACTCGTGTATCGAGCCTTGGGAGGGCTTCTCCCTGCCCAGTTCCAAGCTGAGCGCCGGGGCGCCAG GCTTCCCCAGAACCCTGTTATGAACTCCCCGGTGGTCAGCGTGGCCGTTTTCCATGGACGCAACTTCCTCAGGGGTGCCCTGGTGTCCCCAATCAACCTTGAGTTCCGCCTACTACAGACAGCGAATCGGAGCAAGGCGATCTGTGTGCAGTGGGACCCACCTGGCCC GGCAGACCAGCATGGGATGTGGACGGCAAGGGACTGTGAGCTGGTACACAGGAATGGCTCCCATGCACGGTGTCGCTGTAGCCGGACGGGCACTTTTGGGGTCCTGATGGATGCCTCTCCCCGTGAG CGGCTAGAGGGAGACCTAGAGCTGCTGGCGGTGTTCACTCATGTGGTCGTGGCGGCGTCTGTGACTGCGCTAGTTCTGACCGCAGCTGTCCTGCTGAGCCTGCGCAGCCTCAAGTCCAATGTGCGTGGGATCCATGCCAATGTGGCAGCTGCCCTGGGAGTGGCAGAGCTTCTCTTCCTGCTGGGAATCCACAGGACCCACAACCAG ctgctgtgcaCAGTGGTCGCCATCCTCCTACATTACTTCTTCCTCAGCACCTTCGCGTGGCTCCTCGTGCAGGGCCTGCACCTCTACCGAATGCAGGTTGAGCCTCGAAATGTGGATCGTGGCGCTATGCGCTTCTACCATGCCCTGGGCTGGGGCGTCCCTGCTGTGTTGTTGG GCCTTGCTGTTGGGCTGGACCCGGAGGGCTATGGGAACCCCGACTTCTGCTGGATCTCCATCCACGAACCTCTTATCTGGAGTTTTGCCGGCCCTATCGTCCTTGTAATTGTG ATGAATGGAATCATGTTTCTCCTCGCGGCCCGCACATCCTGCTCCACAGGACAGAGGGAGGCCAAGAAGACCTCTGTGCT GACCCTTCGCAGCTCTTTTCTGCTCCTTCTGCTGGTCAGTGCCTCCTGGCTCTTTGGCCTTCTGGCAGTCAACCACAGCGTACTGGCCTTCCACTACCTCCATGCTGGACTCTGTGGCCTCCAG GGCCTGGCTGTGCTGCTGCTCTTCTGTGTCCTGAATGCAGATGCTCGGGCCGCCTGGACGCCAGCCTGTCTAGGCAAGAAGGCAGCTCCCGAGGAAACAAGGCCAGCACCTGGGCCG GGGTCTGGGGCCTATAACAACACAGCCCTCTTTGAGGAGAGTGGCCTTATCCGCATCACTCTTGGTGCCTCCACCGTCTCTTCAGTGAGCAGTGCCCGCTCAGGCAGGGCCCAGGACCAGGACAGCCAGCGGGGCCGCAGCTACCTCAG GGACAATGTTCTGGTTCGACACGGCTCGACCGCTGAGCACGCTGAGCACAGCCTCCAGGCTCACGCCGGCCCCACTGACCTGGATGTGGCTATGTTCCATCGAGATGCTG GTGCAGACTCTGACTCTGACAGCGACCTGTccttggaggaggagaggagtctATCCATCCCATCTTCAGAGAGCGAGGACAATGGCCGGACTCGAGGGCGTTTCCAACGTCCACTCCGCAGGGCAGCCCAGAGTGAGAGGCTCCTTGCCCACCCCAAAG ATGTGGACGGCAATGACCTACTGTCCTACTGGCCAGCCCTGGGGGAGTGTGAGGCAGCACCGTGCGCTCTGCAGGCGTGGGGCTCTGAAAGGCGCCTCGGACTAGACAGCAACAAAGACGCAGCCAACAACAACCAGCCTGAACTGGCCTTGACCAGTGGAGATGAAACCTCCCTGGGCCGGGCGCAGCGGCAGAGGAAAG GCATCCTGAAGAACAGGTTGCAGTACCCACTGGTGCCTCAGACTCGAGGCACTCCTGAGCTGTCCTGGTGCCGTGCAGCTACCTTGGGCCACCGTGCTGTGCCGGCTGCCTCCTATGGCCGCATCTATGCAGGTGGGGGTACAGGTAGTCTTTCACAGCCGGCCAGCCGCTATTCTTCTCGAGAACAGCTGGACTTGCTCTTAAGGCGACAGCTGAGTAGGGAGCGACTAGAAGAGGTCCCAGTTCCTGCACCTGTCTTGCACCCCCTGAGCCGACCAGGCTCCCAGGAGCGCCTGGATACTGCGCCAGCCCGCCTGGAACCCCGAGATAGGGGCAGCACACTACCACGGAGACAGCCCCCTCGGGACTACCCTGGAACCATGGCTGGCCGCTTTGGGTCACGGGATGCTCTGGACTTAGGGGCACCCCGAGAATGGTTGAGCACACTTCCCCCACCCCGACGCAACCGGGACCTTGACCCACAGCACCCAcctctgcccctgtctccacaGAGGCCACTCTCAAGGGACCCCCTCTTGCCATCCAGGCCCCTGGACTCTCTATCTAGGATCTCGAACTCTCGGGAGCGGCTGGACCAAGTGCCTAGTCGACACCCCTCCCGGGAGGCCCTTGGGCCAGCCCCACAGCTTCTCAGAGCCAGGGAGGACCCAGCCAGCGGCCCTAGCCATGGTCCCTCCACAGAGCAACTGGACATTCTGTCCTCCATCCTTGCCTCTTTCAACTCCTCAGCCCTCTCTTCTGTGCAGTCCTCGAGCACACCCTCGGGCCCTCACACCACTGCCACGCCTTCCGCCACAGCCTCTGCACTTGGACCTTCCACACCTCGCTCAGCCACATCTCATAGCATCTCAGAGTTGTCACCTGATTCAGA